One window of Pyrus communis chromosome 12, drPyrComm1.1, whole genome shotgun sequence genomic DNA carries:
- the LOC137711043 gene encoding (+)-neomenthol dehydrogenase-like isoform X2 codes for MGKSEKTERAKERREKRRQEISLLRTIPYSDHQRWWSAETVAVVTGGNRGIGFEISKQLAAHGVTVILTSRDHSVGLEAAKVFQEGGLNVFCHQLDVLDTASITEFCDWLKENYGGLDILINNAAVNFNQGSDNTVEYASQVITTNYYGTKNMIQAIIPLMKPSAAGARIVNVSSRLGRINGKRNKIDDVILREKFSNLDTVTEELIDQTVSSFLQQVQDGTWESGGWPKTFTDYSVSKLAVNTYTRLVAKMLSDRPEGQKIYINCYCPGWVKTAMTGYAGNISAEEGADTAVWLALLPDLAITGKFFAERREISF; via the exons ATgggaaaatctgaaaaaactGAAAGAgctaaagaaagaagagaaaagagacGCCAGGAAATCTCCCTCCTCAGAACCATTCCTTATTCTGATCACCAGCG GTGGTGGTCTGCAGAGACTGTTGCGGTGGTGACTGGGGGTAACAGGGGGATTGGATTTGAGATTTCGAAGCAGCTTGCGGCACATGGAGTTACTGTTATACTCACATCCAGAGACCACAGTGTGGGGCTTGAAGCGGCTAAGGTCTTCCAAGAAGGTGGTCTCAATGTGTTTTGCCATCAGCTCGATGTGCTAGACACGGCATCCATCACTGAGTTTTGTGACTGGTTGAAAGAAAACTACGGTGGGTTGGATATTCTG ATAAACAATGCAGCTGTTAATTTCAATCAGGGTTCTGATAATACTGTTGAGTATGCCTCTCAGGTTATTACAAcaaattattatggcaccaAAAACATGATTCAAGCAATAATCCCCTTGATGAAACCTTCAGCTGCTGGAGCTCGTATTGTTAATGTGAGCTCAAGATTGGGTAGAATAAATGGCAAGCGGAAT AAAATTGATGATGTGATTTTGAGAGAGAAATTTAGCAATTTGGACACAGTCACTGAGGAACTGATTGATCAAACAGTTTCCAGTTTCCTACAACAAGTACAAGATGGCACTTGGGAATCAGGTGGGTGGCCTAAAACGTTCACTGACTACTCAGTATCAAAACTTGCAGTCAACACTTACACCAGGCTGGTGGCGAAGATGCTCTCTGACAGACCAGAAGGCCAGAAAATTTATATCAACTGTTACTGCCCAGGTTGGGTGAAGACTGCTATGACAGGTTATGCTGGGAATATATCAGCCGAAGAAGGAGCTGACACTGCAGTTTGGCTTGCCTTGCTTCCGGACCTGGCAATAACGGGGAAGTTTTTCGCTGAAAGACGGGAGATAAGCTTCTAA
- the LOC137711043 gene encoding (+)-neomenthol dehydrogenase-like isoform X1, protein MGKSEKTERAKERREKRRQEISLLRTIPYSDHQRWWSAETVAVVTGGNRGIGFEISKQLAAHGVTVILTSRDHSVGLEAAKVFQEGGLNVFCHQLDVLDTASITEFCDWLKENYGGLDILVSDQIFGLSILSVSFNSQLYFAICHMGSNFVQLFHPPSILQINNAAVNFNQGSDNTVEYASQVITTNYYGTKNMIQAIIPLMKPSAAGARIVNVSSRLGRINGKRNKIDDVILREKFSNLDTVTEELIDQTVSSFLQQVQDGTWESGGWPKTFTDYSVSKLAVNTYTRLVAKMLSDRPEGQKIYINCYCPGWVKTAMTGYAGNISAEEGADTAVWLALLPDLAITGKFFAERREISF, encoded by the exons ATgggaaaatctgaaaaaactGAAAGAgctaaagaaagaagagaaaagagacGCCAGGAAATCTCCCTCCTCAGAACCATTCCTTATTCTGATCACCAGCG GTGGTGGTCTGCAGAGACTGTTGCGGTGGTGACTGGGGGTAACAGGGGGATTGGATTTGAGATTTCGAAGCAGCTTGCGGCACATGGAGTTACTGTTATACTCACATCCAGAGACCACAGTGTGGGGCTTGAAGCGGCTAAGGTCTTCCAAGAAGGTGGTCTCAATGTGTTTTGCCATCAGCTCGATGTGCTAGACACGGCATCCATCACTGAGTTTTGTGACTGGTTGAAAGAAAACTACGGTGGGTTGGATATTCTGGTGAGTGATCAGATTTTTGGGCTTTCGATATTATCTGTTTCATTCAATTCCCAGCTATACTTTGCCATTTGCCACATGGGTTCTAATTTTGTGCAATTATTTCACCCCCCTTCAATTTTGCAGATAAACAATGCAGCTGTTAATTTCAATCAGGGTTCTGATAATACTGTTGAGTATGCCTCTCAGGTTATTACAAcaaattattatggcaccaAAAACATGATTCAAGCAATAATCCCCTTGATGAAACCTTCAGCTGCTGGAGCTCGTATTGTTAATGTGAGCTCAAGATTGGGTAGAATAAATGGCAAGCGGAAT AAAATTGATGATGTGATTTTGAGAGAGAAATTTAGCAATTTGGACACAGTCACTGAGGAACTGATTGATCAAACAGTTTCCAGTTTCCTACAACAAGTACAAGATGGCACTTGGGAATCAGGTGGGTGGCCTAAAACGTTCACTGACTACTCAGTATCAAAACTTGCAGTCAACACTTACACCAGGCTGGTGGCGAAGATGCTCTCTGACAGACCAGAAGGCCAGAAAATTTATATCAACTGTTACTGCCCAGGTTGGGTGAAGACTGCTATGACAGGTTATGCTGGGAATATATCAGCCGAAGAAGGAGCTGACACTGCAGTTTGGCTTGCCTTGCTTCCGGACCTGGCAATAACGGGGAAGTTTTTCGCTGAAAGACGGGAGATAAGCTTCTAA